TGCAAGCGCTTGCTGCGCAACGTTTGGCCACCGTGCAATTGCAGCAGCAAAAATTCGATGAAGCATTGGCTACGTTGAATACACCGGTTGATGAAGCGTTTCAGCCGATTTTGTTGGAAGTTAAAGGTGATGTGCTAGCCGCACAAGGTAAGAATAAAGAAGCCGTTGCCGCTTATGAAGATGCGTTTAACAAATTACCTAAAGAAGCAGCCGAGCGCGAATTGCTCCAGCTTAAGCTTGACCAGCTGAAATAAACATTCAAAGGCTTGCACTAACCCTGCAAGCCCTTGATTATTCAATGCCTGTCTGAAAAATTAAGGCTGACGGCTATGCCCGAAGGTAGAGCCGCGGCCAGTAGAGAATATATCTAGATGAAACCCACAATCGCACTTGTCGGCCGGCCTAATGTCGGTAAATCCACTTTATTCAACCGGCTAACCCGTACCAAAGACGCATTGGTTGCAGATATGCCCGGGCTTACCCGCGACCGCCATTACGGTCACGGAAAGGTCGGCAGCAAACCTTATTTGGTTGTCGATACCGGCGGTTTCGAACCGGTGGTGGACAGCGGCATTCTGCATGAAATGGCCAAACATACATTACAGGCGATTGATGAGGCCGATGCCGTTGTTTTTTTGGTGGATGGCCGTACAGGTTTAACCCCGCAAGACAAAATCATCGCCGACCGTTTGCGCCGCAGCCCGCGTCCGGTATTTTTGGCAGTCAACAAAGGCGAAGGGGCAAACCGGAATGTATTGGCGGCAGAGTTTTATGAATTGGCATTGGGTGAGCCTTATGTGGTATCCGGCGCACATGGCGACGGCGTATACGGCTTGATTGAAGATGTGTTGGAAAAATTTCCAGATGCTGAAGAAGCCGAAGAAGCGGCCAAACATCCCGTATTTGCAGTGATAGGCAGGCCGAATGTCGGAAAATCCACTTTGGTTAACGCTATTTTGGGAGAAGAGCGAGTCATCGCTTTCGATATGGCAGGCACCACGCGCGATAGTATTCATATCGATTTTGAGCGGGACGGTAAACCTTTCACCATTATCGATACGGCAGGTGTGCGCAGGCGCGGAAAAGTTGAAGAAGCGGTTGAAAAGTTTTCGGTAATCAAAGCAATGCAGGCTGTGGAAGCGTCCAATGTGGCCGTGTTGGTGCTGGATGCACAGCAGGATATTGCCGACCAAGATGCTACGATTGCAGGCTTTGCACTGGAAGCAGGCCGCGCTTTGGTGGTTGCGGTTAACAAATGGGATGATATTGACGAAGACAGAAAAACCCAAATCAAACGGGATATTGCACGCAAACTTTATTTTTTGGATTTTGCCAAATTCCACTATATTTCGGCATTAAAAGAAAAAGGTATCGACGGCTTATTTGCCAGTATCCAGGCGGCTTACGATGCCGCAATGATAAAAATGCCCACGCCGAAAATCACCCGCGTGCTGCAAAGCGCAATCGAGCGCCAAGCACCGCCGAGAGCAGGGTTGGTTAGGCCTAAAATGCGTTATGCGCATCAGGGAGGCATGAACCCCCCTGTTATCGTGATACATGGCAATGCATTGCAGAATATCTCCGAAGCTTATACCCGTTATCTGACGCAGACTTTCAGAAAAGCTTTTAATCTGCAAGGCACACCTTTGCGCATCCAATATAACGTGTCGGACAATCCTTATGAAAATGCAGATGAAAAGCCTAAAAACAAACCGTTGCGGCGTATGCAGTTAAGCAATAGGATTGAAAAAAGGGAAGGTAAAAAAGTGGAAAAAGACCGCTTAAAGAAAAAGCGACAAGTGAGTATCAAGAAAAAACAAAGTACCAAATAAAACTTTCAGACAGGCATTTTAATGCCTGCCTGAAAAAGGGATTTATCCGCCGGATTTGCTCGTTTTCACCTGTTATCGGATAAAATGTTTGCAC
This portion of the Neisseria canis genome encodes:
- the der gene encoding ribosome biogenesis GTPase Der gives rise to the protein MKPTIALVGRPNVGKSTLFNRLTRTKDALVADMPGLTRDRHYGHGKVGSKPYLVVDTGGFEPVVDSGILHEMAKHTLQAIDEADAVVFLVDGRTGLTPQDKIIADRLRRSPRPVFLAVNKGEGANRNVLAAEFYELALGEPYVVSGAHGDGVYGLIEDVLEKFPDAEEAEEAAKHPVFAVIGRPNVGKSTLVNAILGEERVIAFDMAGTTRDSIHIDFERDGKPFTIIDTAGVRRRGKVEEAVEKFSVIKAMQAVEASNVAVLVLDAQQDIADQDATIAGFALEAGRALVVAVNKWDDIDEDRKTQIKRDIARKLYFLDFAKFHYISALKEKGIDGLFASIQAAYDAAMIKMPTPKITRVLQSAIERQAPPRAGLVRPKMRYAHQGGMNPPVIVIHGNALQNISEAYTRYLTQTFRKAFNLQGTPLRIQYNVSDNPYENADEKPKNKPLRRMQLSNRIEKREGKKVEKDRLKKKRQVSIKKKQSTK